In Harmonia axyridis chromosome X, icHarAxyr1.1, whole genome shotgun sequence, a single window of DNA contains:
- the LOC123686216 gene encoding secreted RxLR effector protein 161-like produces MVTGFNIDPSSAPDTESTNFPYRKLVGSLMYLACTSRPDIMYSVSYLSRYLDKPNKELVTAGKRILRYLKSTADKGLVYKKGPEKLEAYSDADWAGDRSDRKSTSGSLILYGGNPISWFSKKQTCVALSTAEAEYVAAAVSAQELVNLKGVLSEFSEGK; encoded by the coding sequence ATGGTTACAGGATTCAATATAGATCCTTCAAGTGCTCCTGATACAGAATCGACAAATTTTCCCTACAGAAAGTTAGTCGGATCTTTGATGTATTTAGCCTGTACATCAAGACCTGACATTATGTACTCAGTATCATATCTTAGTAGATATTTGGATAAGCCCAACAAAGAGTTGGTTACGGCTGGGAAAAGAATATTGAGATATTTAAAATCTACAGCAGACAAAGGACTTGTATACAAAAAGGGACCAGAAAAACTGGAAGCCTATTCGGATGCAGATTGGGCAGGTGATCGAAGTGATAGAAAGAGCACTAGTGGATCACTAATACTGTATGGGGGAAATCCAATCAGCTGGTTCTCCAAGAAGCAGACTTGCGTTGCACTTTCAACAGCAGAAGCTGAATACGTTGCAGCCGCAGTCAGTGCTCAAGAATTGGTCAACCTGAAGGGTGTTCTCTCCGAGTTCAGTGAAGGGAAGTGA
- the LOC123686218 gene encoding uncharacterized protein LOC123686218, translating to MGVVRDIGLDISENDRLEYAKGVNPDCKITKMRRLNKRIKTNDMISYEPTTTSVVTFESNTLPKELVLFNTLSPVSVYIQPVIPCLKCLRYGHVRALCRGTFRCHKCGESHTDEQVCEGPNCVYCLEPHSSTDRTCKEYLRQKKIKECMAFYKISFLEANKNSRISPNLTSANFSSLSQDSQNLPQITLSSPFLSSQQSFSASIKSNVNQTSKSPNLPRKSSSVIQKRKVPTGPGYDRKAHENCLISYKPSNSNVFPTFSQSNSQTSHPSSVDLSPPKRMITSAQVHHSANQLNNRNVITRNSVQTRERVESMEEEDFPLPFTDSGAL from the coding sequence ATGGGGGTTGTTAGAGATATTGGATTAGACATCAGCGAAAATGACAGGTTAGAATATGCCAAAGGAGTTAATCCTGACTGTAAAATAACTAAAATGCGCAGATTGAATAAAAGAATTAAAACAAATGATATGATTTCATATGAGCCTACAACCACAAGTGTGGTAACATTTGAAAGTAACACCCTACCTAAGGAATTAGTTTTATTTAATACATTATCCCCGGTTTCTGTGTATATTCAACCCGTAATTCCATGCCTGAAATGTCTTCGATATGGCCATGTCAGAGCTCTTTGTAGAGGAACATTCAGATGTCATAAGTGTGGTGAATCGCATACTGATGAACAGGTCTGTGAGGGACCCAATTGTGTTTATTGTCTTGAACCTCATTCTTCTACTGATAGGACGTGCAAAGAATACctcagacaaaaaaaaattaaagaatgcATGGcattttataaaatttcatttttggaagCAAACAAGAATTCCAGAATTTCCCCGAATTTAACTTCCGCCAATTTTTCTAGCCTAAGTCAGGATTCACAGAACTTACCTCAGATTACACTCTCCTCTCCGTTTCTCAGCAGTCAACAGTCATTCTCTGCATCAATTAAAAGTAACGTTAACCAAACATCTAAATCTCCAAACCTTCCAAGAAAATCTAGTTCGGTGATTCAGAAGAGAAAGGTCCCAACTGGTCCTGGATATGATAGGAAAGCCCATGAAAACTGTTTAATATCTTATAAACCCTCTAATAGCAATGTTTTCCCGACTTTCTCCCAATCTAATTCCCAAACGTCCCATCCCTCCTCTGTGGATCTTTCCCCCCCTAAGAGGATGATAACATCAGCACAAGTACACCACAGCGCAAACCAATTAAATAATAGGAATGTAATTACAAGAAATTCAGTCCAAACTAGAGAAAGGGTAGAATCTATGGAAGAGGAAGACTTTCCTCTCCCTTTCACAGATTCTGGAGCCCTCTAA